TAGGATTTCATAACATCACGTTCCACGGTGCTTGATTCGGAATTAAAAGGCGTCAGGATATATTTAAATATGTAGTCCCCCCATCTGGAACTGCTAAGGAAGGGTGTTGTTATGGCGTTGGAAATACTGCCCGAGCTTGCTATTACGCTGCTCCAGTTTGTCGCGGGATTGGTCGTTTCTATGGGCGCAGTTTACATAGCGCTCAGGACTTTTGACATATTCACGAAGAATCTCGATGAATGGAAGGAGATGAAGAAGGGAAACAGCGCGGTGGGGCTGCTCCTCGGCGGCATAATCATCTCCATATCCCTGGTGCTCGAAAGAGGGGTTTCCACGCTCACGGCGCCCATAACTGCCGGAATGGAGCCCAACACGCTCGTCATCGCGCTCGCCCTGGGCCTCGTGAACCTTGCCGTAAGCCTACTCGCATCTGTTTTCGCGATATACGTGGCGATAAAGGTTCTTGACGCGATAACCACGGACATAGACGAGATGGCTGAGCTCAGGAAAGGGAATATCGCAGTGGCGATAATGATGGTTGCGGTGCTGGTCGCGGTCTCGTTCGTGGTGAGGGGCGCTGTTGAGGGAATATCATCCATCCTCAGCTCCACAGAACTGCTCAGGCTCCTGTCCGGCGCATGAAAGCGCCTGTTTTTCTTCTTTTCCATCCAATTCTTCTTCTGGTGCCTTTCATGAACATAGACAAATCCAAGAACTTCTCGGAGTGGTATAACGAAATCATAAAAGAGGCCGGGCTGTGCGACCTCAGGTACAACATAAAGGGCTTCATAGTGATAATGCCCTGGGCGATGAAGAGCATAAATCAGATATATGATATTTACGAGCGCGAGCTCCAGAGGCGCGGCCATTCCCCTGCGTTCTTCCCTTCCCTTGTGCCTGAAAAAGCCTTCCTTGCGGAGAAGGAGCACGTGGAGGGCTTCACTCCTGAAGTGATGTGGGTCACAGAAGCAGGAAACAAGAAGCTGGAGGAGAGGTACGCGCTCAAGCCTACTGGGGAAACCAGCATATACCCTATGTACGCGCTCTGGGTCAACGGGCTCTCGGATTTGCCCGTGAAGATTTACCAGCGCGGCTGGGTGTGGCGCTACGAGACCAAGGCCACCAAGCCGTTCGTGCGCGGGCGCGAGTTCCTCTGGATAGAGGCGCACGACGTCTTTGCTACGAATCCGCAGGCCAGGGCCCAGGTGGTTGAAGATATCTCAATCGCAAAGGAAGCGGTGTGGAAAACGCTCGGGATTCCGTTCATATTCTTCAGGCGCCCCCAGTGGGACAAATTCGCAGGCGCGGATGATACGTTCGCAGCAGACACGCTGATGCCTGACGGGAAAGTCCTGCAGATTGCGACCACGCACCTGCTCGGCCAGCACTTCTCCAGGGCCTACGGGATAAAATACATGAACGAAAGCAACGATGCAGTGCACGCATGGCAGACCTGCTACGGACCGGGGATAAGCAGGATATACGCGGCTTCTGTAGCTGTGCACGGGGACAACAAGGGGATGGTGCTTCCTTTCTGCATAGCTCCGGTGCAGGCGGTCATAATACCCATAATGAGGAAGGGCGGCGACGGAAAAGTCCTCGAGGCTGCGAAAACCCTTCTGAAAAACCTTTCCAAGGCTGTGCGGGCTGAGATTGACTTGAGCGACCAGACTCCGGGATTCAAATTCAACCGCTGGGAGCAGCGCGGAGTGCCCATGCGGATTGAGATAGGGGAGCGTGACCTTGCAGACGAGAGCGCAATTCTCGTTACGAGAGATGACGGAAAAAAGAGGAGCGTGAAGCTTTCCGAAATAGAAATCGAGATTCCAAAGGAAGGTGCCAGGCTGGACGCGAGGCTCATGGAAAAAAGCTCCAAACTGTTCAGGGATGCGCTCGATTCCGCAAGGAATGAGGAGGAGATGGCCCGGAAAGTGGACGCAGGGAAGATGGTCGAGGTTCCATTCTGCAGCGAGGAAAAAGATGGGGAAGGGTGCGCGAAGGCGATAAAGGAAAAGCACTCCATAGACGTGCGCGGAACCATCTGCTCGTTCTTCGATTCCGATGAAGTGACTCTGGAGGCGAAACCGCCTAAAGCTGAGAAATGCGTGCACTGCGGAAAGCCTGCGAAAGCAAGGATGTACGTTTCCAGGCAATACTAGCTGGATTAAAAAGTTCCTGCGCCCTAATTTTGCTGTTGCAGCCC
The genomic region above belongs to Candidatus Micrarchaeia archaeon and contains:
- the proS gene encoding proline--tRNA ligase — translated: MNIDKSKNFSEWYNEIIKEAGLCDLRYNIKGFIVIMPWAMKSINQIYDIYERELQRRGHSPAFFPSLVPEKAFLAEKEHVEGFTPEVMWVTEAGNKKLEERYALKPTGETSIYPMYALWVNGLSDLPVKIYQRGWVWRYETKATKPFVRGREFLWIEAHDVFATNPQARAQVVEDISIAKEAVWKTLGIPFIFFRRPQWDKFAGADDTFAADTLMPDGKVLQIATTHLLGQHFSRAYGIKYMNESNDAVHAWQTCYGPGISRIYAASVAVHGDNKGMVLPFCIAPVQAVIIPIMRKGGDGKVLEAAKTLLKNLSKAVRAEIDLSDQTPGFKFNRWEQRGVPMRIEIGERDLADESAILVTRDDGKKRSVKLSEIEIEIPKEGARLDARLMEKSSKLFRDALDSARNEEEMARKVDAGKMVEVPFCSEEKDGEGCAKAIKEKHSIDVRGTICSFFDSDEVTLEAKPPKAEKCVHCGKPAKARMYVSRQY
- a CDS encoding DUF350 domain-containing protein gives rise to the protein MALEILPELAITLLQFVAGLVVSMGAVYIALRTFDIFTKNLDEWKEMKKGNSAVGLLLGGIIISISLVLERGVSTLTAPITAGMEPNTLVIALALGLVNLAVSLLASVFAIYVAIKVLDAITTDIDEMAELRKGNIAVAIMMVAVLVAVSFVVRGAVEGISSILSSTELLRLLSGA